In Companilactobacillus allii, one genomic interval encodes:
- a CDS encoding alpha/beta hydrolase — MLQKKISLNIKPNKQFSIDLFIKKQFDEIPDPRNWPLILIFPGGGFAALEERESEPIAMAFLAKGYQVAIVKYPLMNKESFYPNAIIAGLETIKYFRKNAKIFNIDENKIITLGFSAGGHLVALLNSLSDEDKSKLNFNNLKTANAQILAYPVINLKMGFPKNIKDVQKISPEQKYWSAEEMVNPLTPPTFIWHTMADKVVPVKNTLAYVEALADKNIPFEYHVFNTFHTGIHGIGLASFATQRYQHDEDINDRTAIWLDLADSWIHQTLLN; from the coding sequence ATGTTACAAAAGAAAATAAGCTTAAACATTAAACCAAATAAACAATTCAGTATTGATTTATTTATTAAAAAACAATTCGATGAAATACCCGATCCTAGAAATTGGCCATTGATACTGATTTTTCCCGGTGGAGGATTTGCAGCACTTGAAGAACGAGAATCCGAACCTATTGCAATGGCATTTCTGGCGAAAGGATATCAAGTGGCTATTGTAAAATATCCATTAATGAATAAAGAATCTTTCTATCCTAATGCAATAATTGCTGGATTGGAAACCATTAAATATTTTAGAAAAAATGCTAAAATATTTAATATAGATGAAAATAAAATAATCACTTTAGGGTTCTCCGCTGGTGGCCATTTAGTCGCCCTCTTGAATTCCTTAAGTGATGAAGATAAGTCTAAACTAAATTTCAATAATCTTAAAACTGCAAACGCACAAATATTAGCTTACCCTGTTATAAATTTGAAAATGGGATTTCCTAAAAATATTAAAGATGTACAAAAAATTAGCCCTGAACAAAAATACTGGAGTGCTGAGGAAATGGTTAATCCATTGACCCCACCAACTTTTATCTGGCATACAATGGCCGATAAAGTTGTACCGGTTAAGAATACTCTCGCTTATGTTGAAGCTTTAGCAGACAAAAATATTCCATTTGAATACCATGTATTTAATACCTTTCATACCGGAATTCATGGGATTGGATTAGCATCTTTTGCTACCCAAAGATATCAACATGATGAGGATATTAATGATAGGACTGCAATTTGGTTGGACTTAGCCGACTCTTGGATACATCAAACATTACTTAATTAA
- a CDS encoding Fic family protein, with product MAEFEDKYRLTDKENIFIAKKNFVALIHSNSKFEGVNTTLPETKTIVEGMSVAGISIDSIGVIVNLKRGWEFVINSNKEIDDEVAKTINGIVARDDSLDPGGIRTGEIQIGGVEYQPSIPTEEELANDIDTHLRNKQKSKTQNIIELMYSMMRNQYFWDGNKRTSILFANYYMIRNGIGILNINEKQMPEFNELLTKYYNTNELGELLQWTYDNCIYGIDR from the coding sequence ATGGCTGAATTCGAGGATAAGTATAGATTAACTGACAAGGAAAATATATTTATTGCCAAAAAGAATTTTGTTGCATTGATACATTCTAATTCGAAATTTGAAGGTGTTAATACAACACTACCTGAAACAAAGACAATTGTTGAAGGAATGAGTGTCGCTGGTATCAGCATTGATAGCATAGGCGTAATTGTTAATTTGAAACGTGGCTGGGAATTTGTTATTAATTCTAACAAAGAAATCGACGATGAAGTTGCTAAGACAATTAATGGAATAGTTGCTAGGGATGATTCACTTGATCCTGGTGGAATTAGAACAGGTGAAATCCAAATTGGGGGAGTTGAATATCAACCTAGTATACCGACTGAAGAAGAATTAGCCAATGATATCGACACTCATTTGAGGAACAAGCAAAAGTCTAAAACTCAAAATATCATTGAATTGATGTATTCAATGATGAGGAACCAATACTTTTGGGACGGAAATAAAAGAACGTCTATACTATTCGCTAATTACTATATGATCAGAAATGGAATTGGAATCCTGAATATCAACGAAAAGCAGATGCCAGAATTCAACGAGTTATTGACGAAGTATTATAATACCAACGAATTAGGTGAGCTATTGCAGTGGACGTATGACAATTGTATTTACGGAATAGACCGTTAA
- a CDS encoding DUF2187 domain-containing protein: MKIEDLKVGEIYKCNVDEDMDYPFEGKVEKVYEHSALMEIVKNDPKDDSNKTELNNKIVVSIKKIKE; encoded by the coding sequence ATGAAAATAGAAGATTTGAAAGTCGGAGAAATTTACAAGTGTAACGTGGATGAAGATATGGATTATCCATTTGAAGGTAAAGTTGAAAAGGTCTATGAGCACTCAGCTTTGATGGAAATCGTAAAGAATGATCCTAAAGATGATTCTAATAAAACAGAATTAAACAACAAGATCGTTGTAAGTATTAAGAAAATTAAAGAATAG
- a CDS encoding MFS transporter: MHKWQTSVPERLSYGLSDAADNLVFQMMTMYLLFFYTDVFGLTPNEVAILFVVARTADVFESLLIGVMIDHTHSRWGKSRPFFLWFSFPYVVFAILTFVTPNFLPHFGKLAWAYITYLGLGFFYTAVNLPITSILPTMTENEKETTLLGVIRQFFGSSVQIIVATFTIPLVAFFGRGNQQKGFLLTIALFGIISLILILNTFFHVRERFTNDEINHQPLSEVWGMMKQNKPWIVISVVIFLYWMTTAIKNQTIIYYFKYVLQNESLVSLANSFTLTALIGVVSIYFVSGKIGKKNTMLSGIVTAFVGQIIITIAAYSQSVPVLFVGIFVNSIGNGFIIGLVSIMIADTIRYGTAMGIQAEGVLASTDDLGVNLGLGLGGLVTAESLQLTGYVSNKPQSASTISAINLNFAIIPLVLYVVMFVVLLAYNETKIQTEISKITN; the protein is encoded by the coding sequence ATGCATAAATGGCAAACCTCAGTACCAGAGCGACTTAGCTATGGATTAAGTGATGCAGCAGACAACTTAGTTTTTCAAATGATGACTATGTATCTGCTCTTCTTTTACACAGATGTTTTCGGTTTAACGCCTAATGAGGTGGCTATTCTCTTCGTTGTAGCAAGAACAGCTGATGTCTTTGAGAGTTTACTGATTGGAGTAATGATCGATCACACGCACTCTAGATGGGGCAAAAGTAGACCGTTTTTCCTATGGTTTTCTTTCCCATATGTCGTTTTCGCAATCCTAACCTTTGTGACACCGAACTTCTTACCACACTTTGGTAAATTAGCTTGGGCATATATAACTTATCTTGGCTTAGGATTCTTCTACACGGCTGTGAACTTACCTATTACATCGATCCTACCAACTATGACCGAGAACGAAAAAGAGACTACCTTACTAGGTGTCATCAGACAATTCTTCGGTAGCTCTGTTCAAATTATCGTCGCAACATTCACCATACCGCTGGTTGCATTCTTTGGACGTGGTAATCAACAAAAGGGCTTCTTACTTACAATTGCCTTATTTGGGATAATATCTTTGATATTGATCCTAAATACCTTCTTCCATGTCCGTGAAAGATTCACCAATGATGAAATAAATCATCAACCACTCTCCGAAGTCTGGGGTATGATGAAACAAAATAAGCCTTGGATAGTTATCTCAGTGGTTATCTTCCTATATTGGATGACGACGGCTATCAAGAATCAGACCATCATCTACTATTTCAAATATGTCCTGCAAAATGAATCTTTGGTTTCACTGGCTAACAGCTTTACTTTGACAGCTTTGATCGGTGTCGTTTCGATCTACTTTGTATCCGGTAAGATCGGTAAGAAGAATACGATGCTAAGTGGTATTGTGACTGCCTTTGTTGGTCAGATCATCATTACCATAGCAGCCTATAGCCAAAGCGTACCAGTCTTGTTTGTCGGCATCTTTGTCAATTCTATTGGTAATGGATTCATAATCGGACTGGTTTCCATTATGATTGCTGACACGATACGATACGGGACAGCTATGGGTATTCAGGCTGAAGGTGTGCTGGCCTCAACTGATGACCTGGGCGTCAATCTTGGTTTAGGATTAGGAGGATTAGTCACCGCTGAATCATTGCAGTTAACTGGTTACGTCTCCAACAAGCCACAATCAGCTTCCACAATTTCAGCAATCAATCTTAATTTCGCAATAATTCCACTTGTTTTGTATGTTGTCATGTTCGTAGTCTTACTTGCATATAATGAAACTAAAATTCAAACTGAAATTTCTAAAATAACTAATTAG
- a CDS encoding acetylxylan esterase, whose protein sequence is MQDTMSLEDMKTYKGRQNVPKDFDEFWNNNIENLPSTPKFELIPKDFNLPNVNCFELRFEGTNGGSIYSKCVFPKSIKKVPVVFNFHGYMGQSSDWSVLLQYCAAGLGVVAMDVRGQSGKSNDNSNYSGNTVKGHVVRGAIDGRDNLFFKDVYLDVYQLVEIIAGQPFVDENKLSSYGGSQGGALSIVAAALNPRIKLTIAIYPFLSDFKRILELGDQSEPYDEFFRYFKFSDPFHTTEEKILNTLSYIDIKNMAHRIKHPVKLITGLEDNVCFPSTQFAMFNRLNCDKEMFTLPEYGHEDLHVHVNDYVMNWLSGSNIEIKTQI, encoded by the coding sequence GTGCAAGATACAATGTCATTAGAAGATATGAAAACATATAAGGGACGTCAGAATGTACCTAAAGATTTTGATGAGTTCTGGAACAACAATATAGAAAACCTCCCATCAACACCTAAATTTGAACTAATTCCTAAAGACTTTAATTTGCCCAACGTTAACTGTTTTGAATTAAGATTTGAAGGTACTAATGGCGGATCTATCTACTCAAAATGTGTGTTTCCTAAATCTATTAAAAAAGTCCCAGTCGTATTCAATTTCCATGGCTACATGGGACAATCATCAGATTGGTCAGTACTCTTACAATATTGTGCCGCTGGACTTGGCGTAGTAGCGATGGATGTTCGTGGTCAATCTGGTAAATCTAATGACAATTCAAATTACTCAGGTAATACGGTTAAGGGTCACGTAGTTCGTGGTGCAATCGATGGAAGAGACAATTTGTTTTTTAAAGATGTTTACTTAGATGTTTATCAGTTAGTCGAAATCATCGCTGGACAACCATTTGTTGATGAAAATAAACTATCTAGTTATGGTGGTTCTCAAGGTGGTGCTCTCTCAATCGTTGCTGCAGCCTTGAATCCAAGAATAAAACTGACAATTGCAATTTATCCATTCTTATCGGACTTTAAACGTATTCTTGAATTAGGTGATCAAAGTGAACCATATGATGAGTTCTTCAGATATTTTAAGTTCTCAGATCCTTTTCATACTACAGAAGAAAAAATTTTGAATACACTATCCTACATAGATATCAAAAATATGGCACATCGTATTAAACATCCAGTTAAATTAATAACTGGATTGGAAGATAACGTATGCTTCCCCTCAACTCAATTTGCCATGTTCAATCGTCTTAACTGTGACAAAGAAATGTTTACCCTTCCAGAATACGGTCACGAAGACTTACATGTTCATGTAAATGACTATGTAATGAACTGGTTGAGTGGTTCAAATATTGAAATAAAAACACAAATATAA
- the nrdH gene encoding glutaredoxin-like protein NrdH, which yields MNNIIVYSKNNCMQCKMTKRYLKEHNINFEEHNINKEPQYLDILKQQGFQSVPVVMPENSDPIVGFRPDSLKALAN from the coding sequence ATGAACAATATAATCGTATATAGTAAAAACAACTGCATGCAATGCAAAATGACAAAGAGATATCTCAAAGAACACAACATCAACTTTGAAGAACATAATATTAATAAAGAGCCTCAATATCTAGACATTTTAAAACAACAGGGTTTTCAAAGCGTACCAGTAGTTATGCCTGAAAATAGCGACCCAATCGTCGGTTTCCGCCCAGATAGCTTGAAAGCACTAGCTAACTAA
- a CDS encoding C40 family peptidase yields MNNKVKKSLISFTAAASLAVTGLGVSNATTTHAATTVAAPSAVTTSSMTLLYSTPSASAKTVGRALAANTSWAVGKAVQDDSGNTFYYVATNEWVKASDVTDSSAVTEAAADTTTTDTTTDNSQSSVDSVISTAKQYLGTPYVWGGKTPSGFDCSGFTSYVFQQATGKSIGSYTVAQESAGTKEAVSQASAGDLLFWGGQGSSYHVAIYLGNNQYIAAPQPGQSVKISSISGYFMPSFAVKVL; encoded by the coding sequence TTGAATAATAAAGTTAAAAAGAGTCTTATTTCATTTACAGCTGCTGCTTCACTTGCAGTTACAGGTTTAGGCGTTTCAAATGCAACAACAACACATGCTGCTACAACTGTTGCCGCACCAAGTGCTGTAACTACAAGTTCAATGACTTTGCTTTACTCTACACCATCAGCATCAGCTAAGACTGTTGGCCGTGCACTTGCTGCTAACACTTCATGGGCCGTTGGTAAAGCTGTACAAGATGACAGTGGTAATACTTTCTACTATGTTGCTACAAACGAATGGGTTAAAGCATCAGATGTAACTGACTCATCAGCTGTTACTGAAGCTGCTGCAGATACAACAACTACAGATACAACTACAGACAACTCACAATCAAGTGTTGATTCTGTTATCAGTACTGCTAAACAATACTTAGGTACACCATACGTATGGGGTGGTAAGACTCCTTCAGGTTTTGACTGTTCAGGATTTACATCATATGTATTCCAACAAGCAACAGGTAAGAGCATTGGCTCATATACTGTAGCTCAAGAATCAGCCGGAACAAAAGAAGCTGTTTCACAAGCATCAGCCGGAGACTTATTATTCTGGGGTGGCCAAGGTTCTTCATATCACGTTGCTATCTACTTAGGTAACAACCAATACATCGCCGCACCACAACCTGGTCAATCAGTTAAGATCTCAAGTATCTCAGGTTACTTCATGCCTTCATTCGCTGTTAAGGTATTGTAA
- a CDS encoding ribose-5-phosphate isomerase A encodes MEKLLEEAMKLIKPKMIVSFGGGNTVGRLMKEVAKQNLDITVCTPSEVTKQTCLDLGFFVKELDQVDHIDLGFDGCDSLDKNLNALKSNGGIHVFEKIYASMATNYVILGPKERMQEQLSSDVFLSLEVIEPAIDQVVDYVKKLGGKVKVRQSSDIAGMVRTKLGNGLVDCYFDNWDKIDDINQKLSGFNGVVGTSYFHNLVTFALLSDGDKVIQIGNAK; translated from the coding sequence ATGGAAAAATTATTAGAAGAAGCAATGAAACTTATTAAGCCCAAAATGATAGTTAGTTTTGGCGGTGGCAATACAGTAGGTAGATTAATGAAAGAAGTTGCTAAACAGAACTTAGATATCACGGTCTGTACACCTTCAGAAGTGACTAAACAGACTTGTTTAGACCTTGGATTCTTTGTTAAAGAATTGGATCAAGTTGATCACATAGACTTAGGATTTGATGGATGTGACTCACTAGATAAGAATCTTAACGCCTTGAAGAGTAATGGTGGTATTCATGTATTTGAGAAGATTTATGCAAGTATGGCAACTAACTATGTGATTCTAGGTCCCAAAGAACGCATGCAAGAACAACTGAGTTCTGATGTGTTCTTGAGTCTAGAAGTGATTGAGCCTGCCATTGATCAAGTGGTTGATTATGTTAAGAAACTAGGTGGTAAAGTTAAAGTACGCCAATCTAGTGACATTGCAGGTATGGTTAGGACAAAACTTGGCAATGGATTAGTAGATTGTTACTTTGATAATTGGGATAAGATAGATGACATTAATCAAAAGTTAAGTGGCTTCAATGGTGTTGTAGGAACATCATACTTCCACAATCTTGTTACTTTCGCATTGTTATCTGACGGTGATAAAGTTATTCAAATAGGTAACGCAAAATAA
- the nrdI gene encoding class Ib ribonucleoside-diphosphate reductase assembly flavoprotein NrdI yields MVEIAYYSITGQTRRFVSKTGLNGYEINDADPFHEMGRSFILIVPAYDDDMMDPVVDFLQYKDNAKNCVGLAGGGNRNFNTLYNHTANDIAKGLDVPVVFEFEFNGTNKDVENFKKVVNNFGTK; encoded by the coding sequence ATGGTTGAAATAGCCTACTACTCAATTACCGGTCAAACCAGACGTTTCGTTTCAAAGACCGGTTTAAATGGATATGAAATTAACGACGCCGATCCGTTCCACGAAATGGGTCGGTCTTTTATTCTCATCGTTCCGGCATATGACGATGATATGATGGACCCTGTCGTAGATTTCTTGCAGTATAAAGACAACGCCAAGAACTGTGTTGGATTAGCTGGTGGTGGCAATCGTAACTTCAACACCCTTTACAATCACACAGCTAACGACATTGCCAAAGGACTAGATGTTCCCGTTGTATTCGAATTCGAATTTAACGGTACAAATAAAGACGTAGAAAACTTCAAGAAAGTAGTGAATAACTTTGGGACTAAATAA
- a CDS encoding LVIS_2131 family protein translates to MNSWNFVGIIAWLLVIALLVLVVFNIRNRHLKILVVQKNGITWKTITVDFIEILVVIFAVSGMLYTTLFSRVDLKNKADIEMTYKYEPMIVQTTDDGQGYYVKIDKKDKHSDNDVYQYWVNNSTYSVSSRNAAISDATLPFNVSGMRISWPMKKITKMDAKYQQAYVITAHAKYKNNFSNGLGLKAGRFAMEYRVLRVPARSFINVENVK, encoded by the coding sequence ATGAATTCTTGGAATTTTGTGGGAATTATCGCATGGCTATTAGTGATTGCGCTATTAGTACTTGTGGTATTTAATATTAGAAATCGTCATCTAAAAATATTAGTTGTTCAAAAGAATGGAATAACTTGGAAAACGATCACTGTAGATTTTATCGAGATACTTGTGGTTATTTTTGCAGTTAGTGGGATGCTTTATACAACTTTGTTCTCAAGGGTTGATTTGAAAAATAAAGCTGACATTGAGATGACTTATAAATATGAACCAATGATCGTTCAGACTACTGATGATGGTCAAGGTTATTATGTAAAGATCGATAAGAAAGATAAGCATAGTGATAATGACGTCTATCAATACTGGGTAAATAATTCGACATATTCTGTATCAAGTCGTAATGCAGCAATTTCAGATGCTACATTGCCATTTAACGTTTCAGGGATGAGGATTAGTTGGCCAATGAAGAAGATCACAAAGATGGATGCAAAGTATCAACAAGCTTATGTGATCACTGCACATGCAAAGTATAAGAATAACTTCTCAAATGGCTTAGGATTAAAAGCAGGCAGATTTGCGATGGAGTATCGTGTACTACGTGTGCCAGCTAGATCATTTATTAATGTGGAGAATGTAAAGTAG
- a CDS encoding YagU family protein, with protein MKLSREQKKNLKAAIIAGTTAGVASGLVKLGWENILPPRDAKRNSTNPPQKLLQQFGMPEKWTHATYTYSGEKLPWVSYLMHFGFSTSFAIIYEVLAQYKPYIRAGSGSIFGLAIWVAFHIGIMPLMKTVPSPSDQPTEEHLSEALGHIAWMWTNDVVGAEIYRRLTEQK; from the coding sequence ATGAAATTATCTCGTGAACAAAAGAAGAACTTGAAGGCAGCAATTATTGCTGGAACAACTGCCGGAGTGGCATCTGGATTGGTCAAGCTTGGTTGGGAGAACATCTTACCACCAAGAGATGCAAAACGTAACTCAACTAATCCTCCACAAAAATTACTTCAACAATTTGGTATGCCTGAAAAATGGACGCATGCCACATATACTTATTCAGGTGAGAAATTACCTTGGGTCAGTTATTTGATGCACTTTGGTTTCTCAACTTCATTCGCTATTATTTATGAAGTTTTAGCTCAATACAAACCTTACATCAGGGCCGGTTCTGGTTCGATCTTTGGATTAGCCATTTGGGTAGCCTTCCATATCGGTATCATGCCTTTGATGAAGACTGTACCATCACCTTCAGACCAACCTACTGAAGAGCATTTATCTGAAGCACTAGGTCACATTGCTTGGATGTGGACCAACGACGTAGTTGGCGCAGAGATATATCGTCGACTGACTGAACAAAAGTAG
- a CDS encoding guanylate kinase, whose translation MGKKIIVITGASGTGKTTISQYLKEKYNIPIVITHTTRLPRVGEVDGVDYHFETDETFKKNHYLEQVEYSGYHYGSSQESLNAMWKNVDVASIVVDTAGAISYEKKYGDLAVIIFLKLDLDTVANRLRDRGDDPDRVQRRINSDEFKRDLVIPVELRNKSYEIVNKTIEKTEEKVDKIVKSIIIK comes from the coding sequence ATGGGAAAAAAAATTATTGTTATAACCGGTGCCAGTGGTACAGGGAAGACTACTATCAGTCAATATTTAAAAGAAAAATATAATATTCCAATTGTAATCACTCATACAACTAGATTGCCACGGGTTGGAGAAGTGGATGGAGTGGATTATCACTTCGAAACGGATGAAACTTTTAAAAAGAACCACTACTTAGAACAAGTGGAATACTCCGGATATCACTATGGCTCGTCTCAGGAAAGTTTGAATGCAATGTGGAAAAATGTTGATGTGGCCAGTATTGTTGTTGATACAGCTGGTGCAATTTCTTATGAGAAGAAGTATGGGGACCTAGCAGTGATCATATTTTTAAAGCTTGATCTTGATACTGTCGCAAATAGATTACGTGATCGTGGGGATGACCCAGATAGAGTACAAAGACGAATAAACAGTGACGAATTTAAACGAGATCTGGTAATTCCGGTAGAATTACGTAACAAATCATATGAAATTGTTAACAAAACCATCGAAAAAACCGAAGAAAAGGTCGATAAAATAGTAAAAAGTATAATTATCAAGTAA